A window of Solea solea chromosome 18, fSolSol10.1, whole genome shotgun sequence contains these coding sequences:
- the LOC131444504 gene encoding serine/threonine-protein phosphatase 2A 56 kDa regulatory subunit gamma isoform isoform X2 has product MLTCNKSGDRMVVDAPNSNGPFQPLALMHFRDVAPAEQEKLFIQKLRQCCVLFDFLSDPLSDLKWKEVKRAALSEMVEYITHNRNVITEPIYPEVVHMFAVNMFRTLPPSSNPTGAEFDPEEDEPTLEAAWPHLQLVYEFFLRFLESPDFQPNIAKKYIDQKFVMQLLDLFDSEDPRERDFLKTTLHRIYGKFLGLRAYIRKQINNIFYRFIYETEHHNGIAELLEILGSIINGFALPLKEEHKIFLLKVLLPLHKVKSLSVYHPQLAYCVVQFLEKDSTLTEPVVMALLKYWPKTHSPKEVMFLNELEEILDVIEPSEFVKVQEPLFRQLAKCVSSPHFQVAERALYYWNNEYIMSLISDNAAKILPIMFPALYRNSKTHWNKTIHGLIYNALKLFMEMNQKLFDDCTQQFRAEKNKEKAKLKEREEAWIKIENLAKSNPQLQHDQRKERPMMRRKSELPQDIYTTKALESHRKAEDMLTAHDGL; this is encoded by the exons atGTGGCCCCCGCTGAGCAGGAGAAGCTCTTCATCCAGAAGCTACGACAGTGCTGCGTTCTTTTCGACTTCCTGTCTGACCCACTGAGTGACCTAAAATGGAAGGAGGTGAAGCGGGCGGCGCTGAGCGAAATGGTGGAGTACATCACCCACAACAGGAATGTCATCACAGAGCCCATCTACCCAGAGGTGGTGCACATG TTTGCAGTGAACATGTTCAGAACATTGCCTCCATCATCTAACCCCACCGGAGCAGAGTTTGATCCGGAGGAAGACGAGCCGACGCTGGAAGCGGCGTGGCCACACCTTCAG CTCGTCTATGAATTTTTCCTTAGGTTTTTAGAATCGCCCGACTTTCAGCCCAACATAGCAAAGAAATACATCGACCAGAAATTTGTTATGCAG CTCCTAGATCTATTTGACAGTGAGGATCCCCGAGAAAGAGACTTCCTCAAAACTACCCTCCACAGGATCTATGGAAAGTTCCTGGGGCTGAGAGCGTACAtcagaaaacaaatcaataacattTTCTATAG gttTATCTACGAGACAGAGCACCACAATGGTATAGCTGAATTACTGGAAATACTTGGAAG CATAATCAATGGATTTGCCTTACCACTCAAAGAAGAGCACAAAATTTTCCTGTTGAAGGTGTTATTGCCTCTGCACAAAGTCAAATCACTTAGTGTCTACCATCCACAG ctGGCTTACTGTGTGGTGCAGTTTTTGGAAAAGGACAGCACTCTAACAGAGCCG GTGGTAATGGCTCTGCTAAAGTACTGGCCAAAGACGCACAGTCCCAAGGAAGTGATGTTTCTCAACGAGCTGGAGGAGATCCTGGACGTCATTGAGCCCTCTGAGTTTGTCAAGGTGCAGGAGCCTCTGTTCAGACAGCTGGCCAAGTGTGTGTCCAGCCCGCACTTCCAG GTGGCAGAGAGGGCTTTGTACTACTGGAACAACGAGTACATCATGAGTCTGATCAGCGACAACGCGGCCAAGATTCTGCCCATTATGTTTCCCGCTCTGTACCGTAACTCAAAGACCCACTGGAACAA gacCATTCATGGCCTCATCTACAACGCTCTGAAGCTCTTCATGGAGATGAATCAGAAGCTCTTTGACGATTGCACACAGCAGTTCAGGGCTGAGAAAAACAA AGAGAAGGCGAAGTTGAAAGAACGCGAGGAGGCTTGGATTAAGATCGAGAACCTTGCAAAGTCAAATCCACAG TTGCAGCATGACCAGCGGAAAGAGCGACCCATGATGCGACGCAAGTCTGAGCTGCCTCAGGATATCTACACCACAAAAGCCTTGGAGTCCCACCGCAAAGCTGAAGACATGTTGACCGCCCACGACGGACTCTAG
- the LOC131444504 gene encoding serine/threonine-protein phosphatase 2A 56 kDa regulatory subunit gamma isoform isoform X1, giving the protein MLTCNKSGDRMVVDAPNSNGPFQPLALMHFRDVAPAEQEKLFIQKLRQCCVLFDFLSDPLSDLKWKEVKRAALSEMVEYITHNRNVITEPIYPEVVHMFAVNMFRTLPPSSNPTGAEFDPEEDEPTLEAAWPHLQLVYEFFLRFLESPDFQPNIAKKYIDQKFVMQLLDLFDSEDPRERDFLKTTLHRIYGKFLGLRAYIRKQINNIFYRFIYETEHHNGIAELLEILGSIINGFALPLKEEHKIFLLKVLLPLHKVKSLSVYHPQLAYCVVQFLEKDSTLTEPVVMALLKYWPKTHSPKEVMFLNELEEILDVIEPSEFVKVQEPLFRQLAKCVSSPHFQVAERALYYWNNEYIMSLISDNAAKILPIMFPALYRNSKTHWNKTIHGLIYNALKLFMEMNQKLFDDCTQQFRAEKNKEKAKLKEREEAWIKIENLAKSNPQFSVYVDSSDLTSPVAMETDVPLIEDVQRLKKTVEESATQLQHDQRKERPMMRRKSELPQDIYTTKALESHRKAEDMLTAHDGL; this is encoded by the exons atGTGGCCCCCGCTGAGCAGGAGAAGCTCTTCATCCAGAAGCTACGACAGTGCTGCGTTCTTTTCGACTTCCTGTCTGACCCACTGAGTGACCTAAAATGGAAGGAGGTGAAGCGGGCGGCGCTGAGCGAAATGGTGGAGTACATCACCCACAACAGGAATGTCATCACAGAGCCCATCTACCCAGAGGTGGTGCACATG TTTGCAGTGAACATGTTCAGAACATTGCCTCCATCATCTAACCCCACCGGAGCAGAGTTTGATCCGGAGGAAGACGAGCCGACGCTGGAAGCGGCGTGGCCACACCTTCAG CTCGTCTATGAATTTTTCCTTAGGTTTTTAGAATCGCCCGACTTTCAGCCCAACATAGCAAAGAAATACATCGACCAGAAATTTGTTATGCAG CTCCTAGATCTATTTGACAGTGAGGATCCCCGAGAAAGAGACTTCCTCAAAACTACCCTCCACAGGATCTATGGAAAGTTCCTGGGGCTGAGAGCGTACAtcagaaaacaaatcaataacattTTCTATAG gttTATCTACGAGACAGAGCACCACAATGGTATAGCTGAATTACTGGAAATACTTGGAAG CATAATCAATGGATTTGCCTTACCACTCAAAGAAGAGCACAAAATTTTCCTGTTGAAGGTGTTATTGCCTCTGCACAAAGTCAAATCACTTAGTGTCTACCATCCACAG ctGGCTTACTGTGTGGTGCAGTTTTTGGAAAAGGACAGCACTCTAACAGAGCCG GTGGTAATGGCTCTGCTAAAGTACTGGCCAAAGACGCACAGTCCCAAGGAAGTGATGTTTCTCAACGAGCTGGAGGAGATCCTGGACGTCATTGAGCCCTCTGAGTTTGTCAAGGTGCAGGAGCCTCTGTTCAGACAGCTGGCCAAGTGTGTGTCCAGCCCGCACTTCCAG GTGGCAGAGAGGGCTTTGTACTACTGGAACAACGAGTACATCATGAGTCTGATCAGCGACAACGCGGCCAAGATTCTGCCCATTATGTTTCCCGCTCTGTACCGTAACTCAAAGACCCACTGGAACAA gacCATTCATGGCCTCATCTACAACGCTCTGAAGCTCTTCATGGAGATGAATCAGAAGCTCTTTGACGATTGCACACAGCAGTTCAGGGCTGAGAAAAACAA AGAGAAGGCGAAGTTGAAAGAACGCGAGGAGGCTTGGATTAAGATCGAGAACCTTGCAAAGTCAAATCCACAG TTCTCTGTGTATGTTGATTCCTCTGACCTCACTAGTCCTGTAGCAATGGAGACGGATGTCCCTTTGATAGAAGATGTTCAGAGGTTAAAAAAGACAGTTGAGGAGAGCGCGACTCAG TTGCAGCATGACCAGCGGAAAGAGCGACCCATGATGCGACGCAAGTCTGAGCTGCCTCAGGATATCTACACCACAAAAGCCTTGGAGTCCCACCGCAAAGCTGAAGACATGTTGACCGCCCACGACGGACTCTAG
- the neff2 gene encoding neurofilament light polypeptide, protein MSYDSYISHCRPWDGCRSSRTTTTKSSMSSSLYSPRAPPSGKRILRLTFSSLPDGSERMNLAQTSSLNTELLGLRSQEREQLVDLNDRFATYIEKVRHLEQQNRALLAELEALRRWQNEPSRLQAVYEGEVRSLRAMIDSESGEKMQMEAERDYLRDVYEQMKERCEEEARRRMDAEEALQRAKEESSRAVISNCDAEATVVSLCDEMVFLKKVFAEEQSELQAQLQMVNISVDVEVSRPDLSTALRDIRVQYERLANKNMQAAEDWYKNKFASVAELANKNNEAVHAIREETLEYRRLLQTRSSEIEALRNVIESLNKQLEELEETQTNEVAKYQVRISELERDIGEAKQEMARYLRDYQDLLNVKMALDIEIAAYRKLLEGEEIRLAYPSLPALHN, encoded by the exons ATGAGCTACGATTCCTACATCTCCCACTGCCGTCCTTGGGACGGCTGCAGAAGCTCCcgaaccaccaccaccaaatcCTCCATGTCCTCCTCTCTCTACTCTCCACGAGCTCCTCCGTCCGGGAAGAGGATCTTGAGGTTGACCTTCTCTTCCCTGCCTGATGGGTCAGAGAGGATGAACCTGGCTCAGACCAGCTCACTCAACACAGAGCTGCTGGGCCTCCGTTCCCAGGAGAGGGAGCAACTCGTGGACCTGAACGACCGCTTCGCCACCTACATCGAGAAGGTGAGGCACCTGGAGCAGCAGAACCGGGCCCTGCTGGCCGAGCTGGAGGCGCTGAGGAGGTGGCAGAACGAACCGTCACGTCTGCAGGCCGTCTATGAGGGGGAAGTGAGGAGTCTGAGGGCCATGATAGACTCGGAGAGCGGTGAGAAGATGCAGATGGAGGCTGAGAGGGACTACCTGCGCGATGTGTACGAGCAGATGAAGGAGCGCTGCGAGGAGGAGGCCAGGCGGCGCATGGATGCCGAGGAAGCCCTGCAGAGGGCCAAAGAGGAGTCCAGCAGGGCCGTGATCTCCAACTGTGACGCTGAGGCCACTGTGGTCTCTCTGTGTGACGAGATGGTGTTCCTGAAGAAGGTCTTCGCAGAGGAGCAGTCAGAGCTGCAGGCCCAGCTGCAGATGGTGAACATCAGCGTGGACGTGGAGGTGTCCCGGCCCGACCTCTCCACCGCCCTGCGGGACATCCGGGTGCAGTACGAGCGGCTGGCCAACAAGAACATGCAGGCGGCCGAGGACTGGTACAAGAACAAGTTTGCGAGCGTGGCGGAGTTGGCCAACAAAAACAACGAGGCCGTGCACGCCATCCGGGAGGAGACCCTGGAGTACCGGAGACTGCTCCAGACCCGCTCCTCTGAGATCGAAGCTCTGCGGAACGTCATCGAGTCCCTAAACaagcagctggaggagctggaggagaccCAGACCAATGAGGTGGCAAAGTACCAG GTGAGGATAAGTGAGCTGGAGCGGGACATCGGTGAGGCCAAGCAGGAGATGGCGCGCTACCTGAGGGACTACCAAGACCTTCTCAATGTGAAGATGGCCCTTGACATTGAAATAGCTGCATACAG gaAACTgttggagggggaggagattCGTCTGGCTTACCCTTCCCTTCCCGCTCTACACAACTAA
- the LOC131444959 gene encoding mitochondrial amidoxime-reducing component 1-like, producing the protein MEVKTQVVNALAENKKTALLVLGGVGAAAAILAFKYLRKPEELVRVGVVSQLLVHPLKSGKAVSVALAECDTFGLRFGELQDRHWLVVKEDGHMVTGRQQPRLVLVSLTCEGGHVCLNGPNMEELKFPIKQPDNHVMDCRVFSDDIQGRDCGDEASRWLTRYLGEEKTFRLVHFEPQMKGRQSPEPLFPQDEKVAYPDVGPVMLLSEASVQNLSSKLEKDVTARRFRPNIVISDCEAFAEDSWAEIQIGNVRLQRVMSCGRCIFTKVDPETGIINRKEPLETLKSYRLCDPSEKDIYKASPLFGQLHTVKKTGILQVGDVVYKISR; encoded by the exons ATGGAGGTGAAGACGCAGGTGGTGAACGCGTTGGCCGAGAACAAGAAAACCGCTCTTCTTGTTCTCGGAGGAGTTGGTGCAGCTGCTGCCATTCTGGCGTTTAAATACCTGCGAAAACCGGAGGAGCTGGTCCGTGTGGGGGTCGTGTCTCAGCTGCTCGTACACCCTCTGAAGTCCGGCAAAGCTGTGAGTGTGGCGCTGGCTGAGTGTGACACGTTTGGACTGAGGTTTGGAGAACTACAAGACAG aCACTGGCTGGTGGTGAAGGAGGACGGTCACATGGTGACGGGCAGACAGCAGCCTCGTCTGGTCCTGGTGTCTCTGACCTGTGAGGGAGGTCACGTCTGTTTGAACGGACCAAACATGGAGGAGCTGAAGTTTCCCATCAAACAGCCCGACAACCACGTCATGGACTGCAG AGTGTTCAGCGATGACATCCAGGGTCGGGACTGTGGCGACGAGGCGTCTCGCTGGCTCACCCGTTACCTTGGGGAAGAGAAAACCTTTCGCTTGGTTCACTTTGAACCTCAGATGAAGGGGAGACAGTCGCCAGAGCCGCTGTTCCCACAGGATGAG AAGGTGGCGTACCCTGACGTGGGACCGGTGATGCTGCTGTCCGAGGCGTCCGTTCAGAATCTGAGCAGCAAGCTGGAGAAGGACGTGACTGCGAGGCGCTTCCGTCCAAACATTGTGATCAGTGACTGCGAGGCGTTTGCTGAG gATTCATGGGCAGAGATCCAGATTGGCAACGTGCGACTGCAGCGTGTCATGTCATGTGGAAG GTGCATTTTCACCAAGGTCGACCCTGAGACTGGAATCATCAACCGAAAAGAGCCTCTGGAGACGCTGAAGAG CTATCGCCTGTGCGACCCGTCGGAGAAGGACATCTACAAAGCGTCGCCGCTGTTTGGACAACTGCACACGGTGAAGAAGACGGGGATCCTGCAGGTCGGCGACGTCGTGTACAAGATCAGCCGTTAA